A DNA window from Setaria viridis chromosome 2, Setaria_viridis_v4.0, whole genome shotgun sequence contains the following coding sequences:
- the LOC117843277 gene encoding protein G1 produces MSAGGVEDSSSPARRPSRYESQKRRDWQTFTRYLGAHRPPLQLRRCSGAHVLEFLRYLDRFGKTRVHAPPCPAYGGGAGARVAAPEACQCPLRQAWGSLDALVGRLRAAFDERHGARVGGATTAAAAAAQPENAGAANPFAARAVRLYLRDVRDAQARARGISYTRRKKKRNKQQGTTCAAAASASKQDSGSAAGTTLVAPAVPPPHQHPTPPLPPAAYLTGVPFECCDHGSVFGVPAANGGAAGFYLPLLFNSFV; encoded by the coding sequence AtgtcggcgggcggcgtggaggactcgtcgtcgccggcgcggcggccgagcCGGTACGAGTCACAGAAGCGGCGGGACTGGCAGACCTTCACGCGGTACCTGGGCGCGCACCGCCCGCCGCTGCAGCTCCGCCGGTGCAGCGGCGCCCACGTCCTCGAGTTCCTGCGCTACCTCGACCGATTCGGCAAGACGCGGGTGCACGCGCCGCCGTGCCCGGCCTacggcggaggcgccggcgcccggGTCGCGGCCCCGGAGGCGTGCCAGTGCCCGCTGCGCCAGGCGTGGGGCAGCCTCGACGCGCTCGTGGGCCGGCTCCGCGCCGCCTTCGACGAGCGCCACGGCGCCCGCGTGGgcggggcgacgacggcggcggcggcggccgcgcagcCCGagaacgccggcgccgccaaccCCTTCGCCGCGCGCGCCGTCAGGCTGTACCTGCGCGACGTCCGCGACGCGCAGGCCAGGGCGCGCGGCATCTCCTAcaccaggaggaagaagaagcggaaCAAGCAGCAGGGCACCAcctgcgcggccgccgcctccgcctccaagCAGGATagcggcagcgccgccggcacGACGTTGGTGGCTCCCGCGGTGCCGCCACCGCATCAGCATCCAACTCCGCCGCTACCACCGGCGGCGTACCTCACCGGTGTGCCGTTCGAGTGCTGCGACCATGGcagcgtctttggagtacctgcTGCCAACGGTGGCGCGGCGGGCTTCTACCTGCCATTGCTGTTCAACTCGTTTGTCTAG